In the Streptomyces sp. 3214.6 genome, TCGTCGGCACCGGGTTCGCCATCGACCGCGGGCCCTTCTTCGACCGGCTCCGCGACTACCTGGACGCCGAAGCACAGGCCGGCACACTCGACTTCCGTTCGGCCGACGGACGGCCACAGTCGGCATCCGCGGTGGCAGAGCAGTTCCTCGGCATGATCTGCAGCCAGTTCCTGTGGCCTCAACTCGTACGGACCGACTTCGTCCCGCCCAACCCCACCGACGCCGCGATCGTGGACGAAGCCGTCGCCCTCATGCTCACCCGCTACAGCACCGGATCCTGATCCCCGGACCAGCCGGGTCGCTGATCGCCTATGCACAAGGGTGCTTCACTTCAGCGACGACACGTATTCGGACCAGTTTGCGCCGGCGAGGGTGGCCCAGCGTTCGGCTGTCTTGGGGTGGATGCCGAGCAGGTCAGCGATGACCATGGGCGGCAGGTCGGCCAGGGCGTCCATCATGGCTGTGTTCCGAGCTGCGCGGGCGGGCAGACCATGGTGTCTCAGGGTGTCGGCGAGGCCGAGGGGGTTACGCGAGCGTCCAGGGCTTTGGCCGGGCAAGAGGTATCTACGTCCGGCCGTGGTGCTGTGCCGGAGCTGATCGTCAATGAGACGGGCGAGTTTCGGCGGGAGCACGAAGGGGTGCTGGTTGACCGCCAGGTAGGTGTGCTCCTGGTCGCGGCTGATGTGGTCCTCGGTGAGCTCGACGATCCGGGTCAAGGGAAGGGCGTAGAGACGGACGAGAGCAGCTGCCACGCGGACGTCCAAGGGCAACGCCGAGTCGTTCAGGCAGCGCACCAGCTCGTCTCGGGCTTCGTCCTCGGCTTGGAAGTGACCGGGGAGTTGAGAGGCTGCACGCTCGATGCGCAGATCGGCCGGGCAGAGGTGTCGGGCGGTGCTCCAGCGGAGGAAGGGAATGGAACGGGTGCGCAGGGTTGGCCTCTCGGACGCCCAGGTATCCAGATGCGGTTGCTGAATTCGACGAAGGCTCAGATGCTGCGAGTCGAGCCAGTTCAGGAAGTCGATGGCTGCAGCCACGTTGCCGCAGTCCCCTTTGTACGCGGCGTAGGTGTAACGGCCGCGGGCTGACCGTCGGCGGGCGTCGCGGATGATGTGCCATTCGGCGAACGGACGGATGAGATTGGCATGCCGCGCTGGGAGTCCGGCTACGGTCCGGGCTACCCAGTTGGTGAGCAGAGCGAGGTTCTCATCGCGTGACGGCCCAGCAGTTCCCGCGAGCGGTCGACGATGCGCTCCTTCGCCGTGCCCCAGTCGCACTGCACCAGACGACCTCCCTCGCGGACCAGCGGCCTCGTCAGCCGGTCCGGTGAGGCATCGGCCTGCCAGCCGAAAAGGTCCTTCGGCCCCAGCCGGCCACGGTTGACACGGTCGTCCGCCCGCCCGCGCACCTCTGCCATGCGCCCGTCCATGACCGCGATGTCCATGGCATCACCGTCGGAATGCAGGACCGACGCGGCCTGCACCCAGCGCTGCACCTGGCCGGGTTCGACACCCGCCATGAGATACGTGTCCACGCGCTCGGGCCACGGCTCGTCTCGGCCGTACGGGGTAAGGCTGCCCCAAGGCTGCGCGATCCGGTCCACCGAAGCGTCCATGTCAGCCTCCCAGCGACCACGGCGACAACCTGGCGCGCCGCCCGTCATCGGTACCCCCTGGTGCTGCCGCTCAACACCCCTACCTGGCGATCTCCCCCTGGGTCGTCGGGTTCAACGGAAGCAGCACGCTGACCGTGAACAACCTCGTCACGGGCATCGCCCTCGCGGTACTGGCCCTCGGCTTCGGATGGGTCTACGAGCGCACCTACGGAATGGGCTGGGTCGCGGCCGCGATCGGCGTCTGGACGATCATCGCTCCATGGGCCGTCTCCGGCGCCCCTGATACGACGAAGGTCGTCGTCGGCAACGTCATCACCGGAGCGGTGGCCATTGTGCTGGGGCTGACAACGATGGTGCTGGAGCGCATGCAGCGCACCTGAGACACCGAGGCCGGCCGGGCGGTCAGCAGTCGATCGGGGGGAGAGGGGAGTCGTCGAGGCTTGTCGCCAGCCACTGCTCGACGGCGGTGATGTG is a window encoding:
- a CDS encoding SPW repeat protein, which codes for MSPWVVGFNGSSTLTVNNLVTGIALAVLALGFGWVYERTYGMGWVAAAIGVWTIIAPWAVSGAPDTTKVVVGNVITGAVAIVLGLTTMVLERMQRT